A single region of the Parasphingorhabdus litoris DSM 22379 genome encodes:
- a CDS encoding CocE/NonD family hydrolase, giving the protein MKHDLLILIAVISMALTWSVELSAQQAETGHKPIDILLHSTVEAKDRTALAITIWKPESDNQRYPTVLVATPYVSDEAHPRARKYADRGYAMASLDIRGRGGSKGQFLPFSDHGPDICDAIAWIKAQPWSDGNVLMRGGSYRGMTQWMAARSCPDKIRTIVPTASVYPGHDFPIVGGHRSQKYIAGWLGFVAGSAMNSNFYADRQYWKERELKSYREHLPFNEYDTFIGMPSEHFQAWVKTLSEPGAWESSAWKPKDYVRMQMPVLTITGHYDGDQPGALRYFREHQASAPQSAAKNHYLVIGPWSHGGTREPRQKLSESVKFGPAAVFDMDKFNLDWFDWHLGRGSKPEFLKRRIVYYVGGVEEWRYADALDEIANEKRMLYLSATPDEAYDVFRSGHLVDAAIGGETPHQFKSDPLDTSPADLTDIDWNAIRDGNLRSIAPAHMPETLTFHSPPLAKGLTLAGKMRLKLYLEMDAPDADIFVTVYAIFPDGQPLYLGGDVVRARFRDGLKPSPVKPGAVEAYEFKNFLWNAWALPEGTRVRLSVGPYNDPSAQKNYNSGGALGFETRDDARVAQIKLHHNAEYPSVLELPVAID; this is encoded by the coding sequence ATGAAACATGACTTGCTAATATTGATCGCCGTTATCTCTATGGCACTTACCTGGAGCGTCGAGCTCAGCGCACAACAGGCAGAAACGGGCCATAAGCCAATTGATATTCTTCTTCACAGTACCGTTGAGGCTAAAGATAGAACGGCGCTCGCCATAACGATCTGGAAACCTGAGTCGGACAATCAGCGCTATCCGACCGTGCTTGTTGCTACGCCTTACGTCTCGGATGAAGCGCACCCACGCGCCCGGAAATATGCCGATCGAGGATATGCTATGGCGAGCCTGGATATTCGCGGACGAGGCGGATCGAAAGGTCAGTTTCTTCCATTCAGCGACCATGGTCCCGACATTTGCGACGCAATTGCCTGGATTAAGGCACAGCCGTGGTCGGATGGTAATGTCTTGATGCGAGGTGGCTCTTATCGCGGCATGACCCAATGGATGGCCGCGCGGTCATGCCCTGATAAGATTAGGACCATAGTCCCTACTGCGTCGGTATATCCTGGGCATGATTTTCCTATCGTAGGCGGTCATCGCAGCCAAAAATATATAGCTGGGTGGCTTGGTTTTGTGGCGGGCTCTGCGATGAATTCAAATTTCTACGCAGACCGTCAGTATTGGAAAGAGCGGGAGCTTAAATCTTATCGTGAGCATCTCCCCTTCAATGAGTATGATACCTTTATTGGTATGCCATCTGAGCATTTCCAGGCGTGGGTGAAGACGCTTTCGGAGCCAGGAGCCTGGGAGTCTTCGGCATGGAAGCCAAAAGACTATGTGCGAATGCAAATGCCTGTTCTGACAATTACTGGTCATTATGACGGCGACCAACCAGGCGCACTTCGCTATTTTCGAGAGCATCAGGCAAGCGCTCCTCAAAGTGCCGCGAAAAATCACTATCTGGTCATAGGGCCGTGGAGCCATGGCGGAACCCGTGAACCAAGGCAGAAGTTGAGCGAGAGCGTTAAATTCGGACCGGCAGCGGTCTTTGATATGGACAAGTTTAACTTGGACTGGTTTGATTGGCACCTCGGCCGCGGTTCGAAGCCGGAGTTTCTGAAACGCCGGATCGTATATTATGTCGGAGGAGTCGAAGAATGGCGCTATGCCGATGCGCTCGATGAGATCGCCAACGAAAAACGCATGCTTTATCTTTCTGCGACGCCTGATGAAGCTTATGATGTGTTTCGCTCGGGTCATCTTGTCGATGCAGCCATAGGTGGCGAGACTCCGCACCAGTTCAAAAGCGATCCTCTGGATACCAGTCCCGCTGACCTGACGGATATTGATTGGAATGCTATTCGAGATGGTAATCTCCGGTCGATAGCACCAGCCCACATGCCGGAAACGCTGACTTTTCACTCACCTCCCTTGGCTAAAGGACTTACCTTGGCTGGAAAAATGCGCCTGAAGCTTTACCTGGAGATGGATGCACCTGATGCGGATATCTTCGTAACAGTCTATGCCATCTTCCCGGATGGCCAGCCGCTTTACCTCGGTGGAGATGTCGTGCGCGCCAGGTTTCGCGACGGCCTTAAGCCGTCACCGGTAAAGCCAGGAGCGGTGGAAGCCTATGAATTTAAAAATTTCCTCTGGAATGCCTGGGCGCTACCCGAAGGAACGCGGGTGCGCCTTAGCGTTGGTCCTTATAATGATCCTTCTGCACAGAAGAACTACAACTCGGGCGGCGCGCTCGGATTTGAAACCCGAGATGATGCCCGTGTCGCGCAGATTAAGTTACATCACAATGCCGAATATCCAAGCGTTCTGGAACTTCCTGTGGCTATCGATTAA
- a CDS encoding threonine ammonia-lyase, with amino-acid sequence MESANIQDQILTARSCIDKVFLDTPQFKAETLLPQLGKAPLLKVETINPIRSFKGRGACLLVDAAKPNASLVCASVGNFGQGMAYAARVREVPITVFLAENANPLKVNRIRSLGATVIQTGFDFDAAKFAAREFAHTKGHSFVEDGAASAITIGAGTIGMEMLAGKEEFGAVYVPVGNGALLNGVASWIKTHQPGIRVVGVCSEAAPAMAMSWKAGRPISTAETSTVAEGIAVREPVPEAVELMQELADDMLLVSDRAMIQAVQHCFNELGLLVEPSGAAGLAALIEHPDAIPETEVATILCGGNVSESQVKTWIQ; translated from the coding sequence ATGGAGAGCGCTAACATTCAGGATCAAATCCTTACCGCACGTTCCTGTATAGATAAGGTCTTTCTGGATACACCGCAGTTTAAAGCTGAAACCTTACTTCCCCAGTTGGGAAAAGCACCTTTACTGAAGGTCGAAACGATAAATCCCATTAGATCCTTTAAGGGGCGGGGCGCTTGCTTGCTGGTCGATGCCGCAAAACCAAATGCATCATTGGTCTGTGCGAGTGTCGGAAATTTTGGTCAGGGGATGGCTTATGCAGCGCGCGTTCGTGAGGTACCGATAACGGTTTTCCTAGCTGAGAATGCAAATCCGCTAAAGGTCAATCGGATACGATCGCTTGGCGCAACGGTTATTCAAACTGGCTTCGATTTTGATGCGGCCAAATTTGCCGCAAGAGAGTTTGCGCACACTAAAGGGCATTCATTTGTGGAAGATGGCGCTGCGTCAGCAATCACTATCGGGGCGGGAACGATCGGAATGGAAATGCTCGCCGGCAAAGAAGAATTTGGAGCTGTTTATGTTCCCGTCGGAAACGGCGCGCTGCTCAACGGTGTGGCTTCATGGATTAAAACGCATCAACCCGGCATTCGTGTTGTTGGGGTTTGTTCAGAAGCTGCTCCAGCCATGGCGATGAGCTGGAAAGCGGGTAGGCCGATTTCAACAGCCGAAACATCGACGGTGGCGGAAGGTATTGCTGTTAGAGAGCCGGTGCCTGAAGCTGTGGAATTGATGCAGGAACTTGCCGACGACATGCTCCTGGTTAGTGATAGAGCCATGATCCAGGCCGTGCAGCATTGCTTCAATGAACTAGGCTTGCTCGTTGAACCGTCAGGCGCTGCGGGATTGGCCGCGCTCATCGAACATCCAGATGCGATCCCAGAGACAGAAGTAGCGACGATACTCTGCGGAGGAAATGTATCGGAATCTCAGGTTAAAACATGGATCCAATAG
- a CDS encoding GntR family transcriptional regulator: protein MMKKDQNENLKKPRGTEAYELILNRILAGDIQPGAPIVEARLAETLGVSRTPIRQALFKLEQEGFATSSSGSGFSVSPLTEREAREVYPLIAGLEVIAIEESGPLLPTIVDKLISLNRKLAEAKNIAAGIQIDSMWHDTLISCCGNNRLQSWVSTLRCTVYRYETYYMSDTALIAESVKQHAKLIELLRDARQDELALELKRHYKFGMEAVVLKLTAESAAIAAGKLH from the coding sequence ATGATGAAGAAAGATCAGAACGAAAATCTCAAAAAGCCACGTGGCACTGAAGCCTACGAGCTCATCTTGAATAGGATACTCGCTGGCGATATTCAGCCAGGCGCGCCGATTGTTGAGGCAAGGTTGGCTGAAACTCTTGGGGTTAGTAGAACACCGATCAGGCAAGCACTGTTCAAGTTGGAGCAAGAAGGATTTGCAACCAGCTCATCCGGGTCAGGTTTTTCAGTATCGCCCTTGACCGAGCGAGAAGCCCGAGAGGTTTACCCTCTGATTGCAGGCCTCGAAGTCATTGCAATCGAAGAATCTGGACCGCTGCTCCCGACCATCGTCGATAAGCTCATAAGTTTGAACAGGAAACTGGCAGAGGCAAAGAATATTGCCGCAGGTATTCAAATTGATTCCATGTGGCACGATACGCTGATTTCTTGCTGCGGAAATAATCGGCTTCAATCATGGGTCAGCACCCTGAGGTGTACAGTTTATCGCTACGAAACATACTATATGTCAGATACGGCGTTGATAGCAGAATCCGTTAAACAGCATGCCAAGCTTATCGAACTTCTCCGCGACGCCCGCCAGGATGAACTCGCGCTTGAGTTAAAGCGCCACTATAAATTTGGTATGGAGGCCGTGGTTCTCAAGCTTACAGCGGAAAGCGCTGCAATTGCTGCAGGCAAACTGCATTGA
- the alr gene encoding alanine racemase translates to MNTIIELLLGVFAVDKTRRGFLAGMAACAGGALSAGSANSTVAPRSKSVISNAANISRLRKGGSANSNDPWVEIDAQAFRNNVREVSRMAGGTPIMAPVKNNAYGLGDTVVGPLLASMPEVSRLACVRVSEGLALRAAGVRKPILNMSEVTEEEIEELVLNDIEITCWLDDAGERLDRVAKRLGKPIPVHFFIDTGLNREGMPYDRALPWMQDLARRPSVKVAGIYTMFIHDIEHDKVQLMRFNRLIAEARKEDIPLGLVHASPSYTTFYLPEARFDSVRSATALFGLYPDANAVSMADLKYVWRLRARIVRLEQLQRGETVGFGPKYTVEKPTTLALLPVGSTDGYPSSAVNNCKVMIGDHLYPVVGSMSSAHTIVDVSEKPDVSIGDVATLVDPDHKEIEPRAVAKQAGIGHYSLMSRLNALLPRKLV, encoded by the coding sequence TTGAATACAATCATTGAATTGCTGCTGGGAGTGTTTGCGGTGGACAAGACGAGACGCGGTTTTTTAGCGGGGATGGCCGCTTGTGCAGGAGGTGCTTTAAGTGCTGGCAGCGCGAACAGCACTGTCGCACCTCGGAGCAAGAGCGTCATATCCAATGCAGCGAACATTTCACGTCTGCGAAAAGGTGGCAGTGCCAACAGCAATGATCCGTGGGTCGAGATAGATGCACAGGCGTTTCGGAATAATGTTCGTGAAGTATCGCGTATGGCAGGCGGTACACCAATCATGGCACCGGTCAAAAACAATGCTTATGGCCTAGGTGATACTGTTGTTGGGCCGCTTCTCGCTTCTATGCCGGAAGTATCGAGACTTGCCTGTGTAAGGGTTTCAGAGGGGCTCGCGTTACGGGCGGCGGGGGTGAGGAAACCGATCTTGAACATGAGCGAAGTAACTGAGGAGGAAATTGAAGAGCTCGTCTTGAATGACATTGAGATCACGTGCTGGCTCGATGACGCAGGCGAGAGATTGGATCGCGTTGCCAAACGGCTAGGCAAACCTATCCCTGTGCACTTCTTTATCGATACAGGGCTCAACCGCGAAGGGATGCCGTATGACCGGGCGCTGCCGTGGATGCAAGATCTGGCGCGACGACCGTCAGTCAAGGTCGCCGGAATCTACACGATGTTTATCCACGACATTGAGCATGATAAAGTACAGTTGATGCGATTCAATCGGCTAATTGCAGAGGCCCGAAAAGAAGATATCCCCCTGGGATTAGTCCACGCATCACCTTCCTACACCACCTTCTATCTTCCAGAAGCGCGTTTCGATTCAGTCCGATCCGCGACGGCATTGTTTGGATTATATCCTGATGCGAATGCCGTTTCGATGGCCGACTTGAAATATGTTTGGCGATTGCGGGCACGGATTGTTAGGCTTGAGCAGCTTCAACGGGGTGAGACAGTCGGTTTTGGACCTAAATATACTGTTGAAAAACCAACGACACTAGCTTTGCTCCCAGTCGGATCGACTGATGGTTATCCAAGCTCGGCTGTGAACAATTGCAAGGTTATGATTGGTGATCATCTCTATCCGGTAGTTGGCTCCATGAGCTCTGCGCATACGATTGTTGATGTGAGCGAGAAGCCGGATGTCAGCATAGGCGATGTCGCCACACTGGTTGATCCAGACCATAAGGAAATCGAACCGAGGGCTGTGGCAAAACAGGCTGGCATCGGTCACTATTCGCTCATGAGCCGTCTCAATGCACTGTTGCCAAGAAAGCTGGTATGA
- a CDS encoding winged helix-turn-helix transcriptional regulator: MNKPISIEKRQFSEDGDELCPMPDIAKLIGGKWKLIILQILIFRGMKRFNELRRMIDGVTQTMLTKQLRALEADGLVERKIYAEVPPRVEYRATKRAHDLEAVFLAMHDWWIKDNPPEKK, from the coding sequence ATGAACAAACCTATATCAATAGAGAAGCGACAATTTTCCGAGGATGGAGATGAGCTTTGTCCGATGCCAGATATTGCCAAGCTCATTGGAGGAAAATGGAAACTCATCATTCTGCAAATATTGATCTTTCGCGGCATGAAACGCTTTAATGAACTGCGCCGGATGATCGACGGCGTCACTCAAACAATGCTCACGAAACAATTGCGAGCGCTGGAGGCGGACGGTCTAGTTGAGCGAAAAATCTACGCGGAAGTGCCGCCCAGAGTGGAATATCGAGCAACCAAACGTGCGCATGATCTGGAGGCAGTGTTCTTGGCCATGCATGATTGGTGGATAAAAGATAATCCTCCCGAGAAAAAATAG
- a CDS encoding glutathione S-transferase family protein, with product MTMTVYAVSGAPRPWRVLAGLTFKELEYDIHYMEASKAEHKAPEYLKINPRGTVPSLVKGDLILRDSIGILAWLDREYPDKPLFGSNANETGQIWQNVLETADYLRAAHNSVFFSILVQNISVADAPSDERKAKEEAADRLRFECERLETLLIQNKFLCGDNPTAADAVAFPDIRLIQRAMEIKPDELAMLGLDTLNDDFPKLESWKSRVESLPGMQKTMPPHWAA from the coding sequence ATGACCATGACAGTATATGCCGTATCTGGTGCGCCTCGACCTTGGAGGGTCTTGGCAGGCCTAACATTCAAAGAACTTGAATATGATATTCACTACATGGAGGCCTCAAAAGCCGAACATAAAGCGCCTGAATATCTGAAAATCAATCCCCGCGGAACCGTACCATCCTTGGTCAAAGGTGATCTTATACTGCGCGACTCAATAGGGATATTGGCCTGGCTGGACCGAGAATATCCAGACAAGCCACTTTTCGGATCGAATGCAAACGAGACCGGCCAAATTTGGCAAAATGTTCTAGAAACAGCGGATTATTTGCGTGCCGCCCACAACAGCGTCTTCTTTTCTATTCTGGTGCAGAATATTTCGGTTGCAGATGCACCATCGGACGAGCGAAAGGCGAAAGAGGAAGCCGCAGATCGCTTGCGATTTGAGTGTGAGCGGCTCGAAACACTACTCATCCAAAACAAGTTTTTATGTGGCGATAACCCGACCGCCGCAGATGCTGTGGCGTTTCCTGACATTCGGTTGATCCAGCGCGCGATGGAAATCAAACCAGATGAACTGGCAATGCTTGGGCTTGATACTCTGAACGATGACTTTCCCAAGCTTGAATCCTGGAAATCTCGCGTCGAATCCTTGCCAGGCATGCAGAAGACGATGCCGCCACATTGGGCTGCATGA
- a CDS encoding SDR family NAD(P)-dependent oxidoreductase yields MSKSLLKDKIAVIFGAGGSLGSEVTKKFVDIGAIVFASSRSPDPTLSSSGVQEFRTVDALDEDAVTRYLDEIVAAHGRIDIVLNLATSDHAAFNHGKPASETSLEELLIPARSTLGPQFVTAKAAQKQMANQRSGVILFITSTLAVVGSPWSAALSATHAGIEGLMRSLASEWGPQGIRVLGVRSEAMPDTPTIEYTFRAMGENLGISQTEMQGAIEQNKVALGRLPERSETANVLAFAASDLASFMTGTMLNHSGGHVLQ; encoded by the coding sequence ATGTCCAAATCTCTCCTGAAAGACAAAATCGCCGTCATATTTGGTGCCGGTGGAAGTCTTGGTTCCGAAGTTACCAAAAAATTTGTCGATATAGGGGCGATAGTTTTTGCCTCCAGCCGATCGCCCGACCCCACTCTGTCGTCGTCTGGAGTGCAGGAATTCCGGACGGTTGATGCACTTGATGAAGATGCAGTCACCCGATATCTCGACGAGATCGTCGCAGCCCATGGCAGGATCGATATTGTTCTGAACCTGGCAACGTCGGATCATGCGGCCTTCAATCACGGCAAACCGGCCAGCGAAACCTCGCTGGAAGAACTGCTCATCCCAGCACGCTCGACATTGGGCCCGCAATTTGTGACGGCAAAGGCGGCACAAAAGCAAATGGCCAACCAGCGATCAGGAGTCATCCTCTTCATCACATCGACGCTCGCTGTGGTGGGATCACCGTGGAGCGCAGCGCTTTCGGCGACGCATGCGGGAATTGAAGGTTTGATGAGATCGCTTGCAAGTGAATGGGGTCCCCAGGGCATTCGGGTGCTCGGCGTTCGATCTGAAGCGATGCCTGATACACCAACAATTGAGTATACCTTTCGCGCAATGGGAGAAAATCTGGGTATCTCGCAAACCGAGATGCAAGGCGCTATCGAACAAAATAAGGTAGCTCTGGGACGACTTCCTGAAAGATCTGAAACCGCCAATGTTCTGGCTTTCGCGGCTTCTGACCTTGCCAGTTTCATGACCGGTACGATGCTTAATCATTCTGGCGGTCACGTTCTCCAATAA
- a CDS encoding DUF1330 domain-containing protein: MKANAQQFLEWFGDGSDGSSPTETQWTHILQLPEKKPVTLINFFKLNQRATYPVDFGDFDTNVTGEVAFSRYAEVSVPTMERVGGKFHHVGPFSGMFIGEDEDWDIIAIGAYPDLHSLVSLYADAGYRAAFVHRTAACERQKVIIAAG; this comes from the coding sequence ATGAAAGCAAACGCTCAACAATTTTTGGAATGGTTTGGAGACGGGTCTGACGGCTCTTCTCCAACCGAAACGCAATGGACGCATATTCTTCAACTACCGGAGAAAAAGCCGGTGACGTTGATCAACTTCTTCAAGCTAAACCAGCGCGCAACCTATCCAGTCGACTTTGGTGATTTCGATACAAATGTAACCGGCGAAGTAGCCTTTAGTCGATATGCTGAAGTAAGCGTCCCGACCATGGAACGGGTTGGCGGCAAGTTTCACCATGTCGGACCGTTCTCCGGCATGTTCATCGGCGAAGATGAGGATTGGGACATCATCGCGATCGGTGCATATCCTGATCTGCATTCCCTCGTCTCGCTTTACGCAGATGCCGGTTATCGGGCAGCCTTTGTGCATCGTACTGCCGCTTGTGAAAGGCAGAAGGTCATCATTGCGGCCGGTTAG
- a CDS encoding SRPBCC family protein gives MTSQNYKRIITVEADARKAYWALTQGMHKWWTTPDAPMVTVGDRSTFSFPPGNGYWTFEATILNPNQCVEMICVDALHLHEGMPKEIETEWLDTRVRWDIHSKGDNTEIAIEHQGLIPQLHCYEICEAGWDMFFVESLKAYLNTGIGNPHLAPSTTAQD, from the coding sequence GTGACATCGCAGAATTACAAACGCATCATTACCGTCGAGGCCGATGCTAGAAAAGCATACTGGGCTTTGACGCAGGGAATGCACAAATGGTGGACGACACCGGACGCTCCGATGGTAACGGTTGGAGACCGCTCGACATTCTCCTTCCCACCGGGAAATGGTTACTGGACATTTGAAGCCACCATTCTCAATCCAAATCAGTGTGTCGAGATGATTTGCGTCGACGCTCTGCATTTGCATGAGGGCATGCCCAAGGAAATCGAGACCGAATGGCTGGATACGCGGGTTCGTTGGGATATTCATTCGAAGGGCGACAATACCGAGATCGCGATCGAGCATCAAGGTCTTATTCCGCAACTTCATTGCTATGAAATCTGCGAGGCTGGATGGGACATGTTTTTTGTCGAGAGCCTGAAGGCCTATCTCAACACCGGAATTGGCAACCCTCACCTTGCGCCCTCAACAACTGCGCAAGACTAG